A window of Drosophila sulfurigaster albostrigata strain 15112-1811.04 chromosome X, ASM2355843v2, whole genome shotgun sequence genomic DNA:
TTGCCGGCTGTCAAAGTGCGGCATTATCATTCCTGGAAATTGTGTGCATTGCAATAGTAGATGCGAGTTCTATCTAATTTTTCaactattgaaatttaatagatGTAATTATCAGATTGTAGAGATAGGACgattaaataaactattttgtatttccCCCGCTTGATAAATATAGATCAACTATCAACCACTTATAGTTAggcttcaaaatatactatatactattggtatttcttttttttgtttgtatctACAACTTGTTCTGCGAAAATTATTgatcatatataatattacgGAATCGAATTTGACTGTGACCAAAACTTGTTTTTGCTGACCCCATTTGAAATGCTCTTCAAATGATCTTTGTAGCTGCGCTTGATGCCGAATCGCTAATCATCCGAGTCTAAAGTCTTTCGCAACcaagcaaaatattttcaaattacttCACAAACAGATAAAACATAAAACCTTTGACGTTAGTTAAAATTCTTCGGGGGGCTTCGCTAATAATCAcctaatatactattatatgtattgtatgtatgttaaacTGCAATaacaatgataataaaaatcgACAAACAAAAGACTGCCGTtggtaaacaaaaaagaacacTCGTCGGGAAATTCCATAAAGATAGGAATACGTATTGAGTTCCTAACCAAACATGGACacaaatgtaattatattttccaATTGCCGTAATTCGATGAAAATGCCTCGTGTTGTGTTCTACGAGATGTTCTTCTGTCAGGtgacaaacaaaaacgaaaacgaaaacgaaaaaaaaaaatacttataaagaATATAGCAAAAGCGAGCAACGTAAACAAGCTTCATTAAGTATCGAGAAACAGCTGCTGTGCCACAGTGGGCTCTGCACATTTTTGATGTCCTCATAAATAGCATATTGAGGAGCCCATTAAACGAACATTCactttgcataaaaataatactttggAAATCAAAGTCCAAACGGATCATAAATTTTCCAACTTTTATGTTCAATCcataatgtattttttatgtttattcgCTTTAAATGATTGCGATCTATAGAggagtattttaaaatgttctttCAGTCGTTTCAGTCTATTAAGTATTATCTGTGATGGGattgtatttagtttatttctaTGCGAActtattaatatgttttaagCTGAATATCTTCTTggttgttttctttaattgttttgtcaTTGCTATCATATTATATTGGAAAtattatactacatacataatattataCTACTACATAACATACTTCTATACAGAACTCAAAAATCcgaaataaatacttttaataaagTTGGAAACCGCTTTCTTAAACCAAGTGTGAAAATTCTTAAGTTTGggaataaaacttaaaaaataaatctcaaaaagtgtttgtttttattttacacgATTAGCAGATTAAGCCTTTTCTTGTAATTAGTATTAATGTTATTCAGcttcgtttatttatttgtttgataATACTTATGAAATAATTACTCGTTACCGAAtcgtaattataataatattttaaagattgaTTCTAGAATTTTGTAAAAGCCTTTACGCTATCTTGAAATGGGATAGCAATGGAATTTAACAACTTAATGCTGTGTCGTgattttatatagtacttaTATTAATAACTATTTTGAGTTAATCTAATTAAttgttgatatattatatatttaccaCCTTTGCTGTGTGTTAATCCCACTGTGCTTCGCAAAGGTTGATCGAGAGTATGGCGAAGTAGTACAATGAAGTAATGCCCTGACAGCGCAGAGAGTAAATGACAATGATAATTGATAATGATAAGCGTTGCACAGCAGCCGCCTACACTGTCAGCGttaacgtcaacgtcaacgtcagcgtTGTGCGCTGCtggcgtcgacgtcgccgtcgtcgtcgtcgttgcgcTTGATTGACACTCGAGTTCCGCTTATAGAGGGGGATGAGGAGGAAGAGGAttgggatggggatggggatggggatgggaatggggaggaggagcaggccaaaacaaaagcgaaaagcgaaacGCGAAGCCGAAGCCCCGAAACGGAATACAAAGCGAAATACTTTCGCTGGCGATTGTCACAAAAGCGAATAATCCAATCAGAATAAGTGGGAGATGCGCACAAAAATAGAATGACAACAAAACTGTCGCAGTCCAGAGGGGGGCGGAACGGGAGGCGTGGCATGTGCTAGGGCAAAGAGCGGACGGACGGAGCGGACGTCAAGTGAAGCTTGAAGCTTGGCCATGCCATGATTAATACTCATACGAGTACTCATACACTCATACACCCATTCATTCGCATTCACGCACTCAGCTAGTTGGAATTAGAGATCGCAAAtggttgattgattgatttcaaTCTGGATCCGATGATGGATCCATGGAATGCAGATTAAGCGTTAGGTGTGCggctatattttatatgtagtaTGCGGAATCTATGCACATCAATTATGGAATGTCATCTCAGAGGTTTCAGCTAACAAAACTACATCGGAATTCGCCTTGAATCTTGAATCTCAATggcaaaatatgaaattggtTTTTGTTTGAATAGATTATTCGTTAGATATGGCATgacaataaatcaattttatatcGCATACTTATTTCAAGATTCTGAAGATCTACATTTCccagtttttaataaaatgtgaagAATTTATAATGAAACAGAATTTATGATGATGTTATTGAGtgaaaaatatagtatatagtttTGAATTGCCCAAAgaatacacatatacatatatacatatatttcttacAACTTGTTTTAATAGAACAATTCCTAGTTGTATACAAGatactaattaaaaatattagagAAAACGCATTACAATAGTTTGTCTGCCttgcataaaatgaaatgcctAAAAGCTTAGCGAATACACAAACCCAAAGCAAAGCttagcaaacacaaacaccgAACTTGATCAAATTGATTGCTCTCAATTCTTTCTTAGTTTTGTGAAATGTTGGTAGTTTAAGCACAGAATACAGTTCAATAGAAATTACTTTAAGCAAATTCacttctttttattaaattgtataaaaaaacccaatgctttttcttttatttgctgcCAGAAGAATTGCACTAATTCATTTATGCTTCGTGGACAATATTTTATGTCTATAATGATTGTTTGAGTGCtagaaataatttcaacaagAGAAATTTAGTGTTATTGTCtattttattcttgttttaataatacattcatttagtttgcttttttttgaaGTATAATTCTTGATTGAAATCAATGTTCctgtttttgtggttttagttataaagaaattttaacAAAGTGCCAAGCTtgttatcaaaatatataaaagatgcactcattaatttttgatgctttttattacaattaagCGATAATTTATGTAGATTTGAGGGCTTAAgtgattgatttattatttttttaacgtATGCTTAACAAcacaaatttacttttttgttattataattgtaaactaaataatatgTTCTTCTATTCTAAGAACAGCTTCCGAGATGTCACCCAAGGACGGCGGCGGCATGGACCTGTCCaagcacagcaacaaatacaCGCTTAACCATGCCTCAACCCTGGCCCCCGCACAGCTGGGCAGCCCCGCCGAGAAGGCGGAGGCGAGCAGTGCAAAGACAGCGACGCCTCCGACGACGCGCACCTGGCGGGAGAAGCTGCGTCTGGTGGCCAACAACATCACTGTGGAGCCCATCCTGGCCGCCTACATAATGCCCAGTGTGCTCTCGAATCTGGCCACACAGAATCTGAACCTGGAGAAAGCGTGTCGCGTGAACATGGCCTACGGCGATGAGATCTGTGATGCGCTCACTCGTCGCCAAACGGCCAACTACACTCTGTAAGTGAGAGTTGAAACTTGGAGTCCTTGGAAAGTCATGATGAAcaataatgatttatttatgttactTTTATAGCGAGGAGGAGACAGTGCAACAGATGGTGGCTCGAATGGCTGCGTGGAAGACTGTCATTCAATCGCTGTTCCCCTGCCTGCTGATCCTCTTCTGGGGCTCGTGGAGTGATCGCCACCGGCGACGCAAGCCCTGCATCCTCATTCCGGTCGTCGGCGAATTCCTTGGCGTTGTCGGTCTCATGCTCTGCGTCTACTTTGAGAATGCGCCCATGGAGGCGGCCGCCTTGACCGAGGCCATCTTTCCATCGCTCAGCGGCGGCTGGTTCACCATGCTGATGGGCGTCTTCAGCTACATTGCAGACATCACCACCGAGGAGGAGCGCACTCTGCGCATCGGCATCCTCAATGTCTGCTTCTCGGTGGGCGTGCCCATTGGCATGGCATTCAGCGGAGTCCTGCTCAAGTAGGTTGATCTTTGCTATAGTAATCGAATTCTAGTAATCTATCATCTTTATATAATCAAATTGTTCTTTTTATGATTTGTCTGCTGATTGACTTTATTCTTATTCAATGTTTCTTAAACAAagacttattttttttttaaattgcactCTTCTTGTTGCTACTCAATTTCTTCCGATCTTTAACGGAATTGTAATTAGAGCATAAATTTACTAACACCTTTAGTaaaattcttcttttttctacAGTTCTTATATTCTATCCCTTATCGCTTTCTTTCTTAACCAATTGAGGTTCTtccaaaattgaattaaattctcaACTCTTTTAACCTTGAGTTGAATCATTTGAATCTGAAATGATATATAATTGAATACTTCTAAGCTCTCAACAAAATCTCTAATAATAATGGAAATCTTCTAGTTCTCAATGTAGAAAAACTtctaaacatttcttttagCAAACTCTTTCAACATCTATTTTAATCTTGAATTACCtaaatgcttaatttaaaacgtcctttaatttatttgtctaATCCCATACTTAAGCCAATAAAACTTAAGATTAACATTAGTCCGCTGATCTTCTAATCCATTCCTCTCCTTGTTCCTTCCTTGTTATAATGACCTCTATTCAAATACTTCAAAATTCTTATTACATCCaatacaattatttgtatatgcaATCGAATTGTCCCAATATGTTTTCATTACGTAAATAAGAATGCAAATCCGAAATTGAAAACTCTTCTCAAActctgaagctgaagctctgattaattcattttaatgttCGATCTAATTCACAGACAAATTGGCTTTTACGGCGTCTTCTCGATTTCGGCTGCTTTCTACGTGCTCGCCTTCGTCTATGGCTTCTTCTTCCTCGAGGAACCCGTGGCGAGACCCGAGAAGACGGCGCCCCAAAAGAGCCTGCTGGCCGATTTCTTCGACAAGGAGCACGTGGTGCAGACGTTCCGAGTGGCCTTCAAGAAGGGCGAGAATCAGCGTCGCCAACGCGTTATCCTCCTGATGATCGTAGTGATGGTGATCATTGGACCGCTGCACGGTGAGATGGCGGTCACATATCTCTTCACTCGCTTCCGCTTCAACTGGTCGGAGGTAGAGTTCAGCTTCTTCTCCACCTACGCGATGTTCACGGGTCTCATTGGTGTCATCTTCTGTGTGGGCATTCTGTCGCACAAACTGGAAATCGACGATGCTTTGGTTGGCGTCTTATCGAGCACCTCGAAGATCCTGTCGTCCTTTGTGTACGCCTTTGCTACGCTCCCATGGCACATGTATTTGGGAGGTTTGGTCGAGATCTTCAATGGCACCGCGTTCATTGCGATGCGTTCGATTGCCACCAAGCTGGTGTCCAAGGACGAGCTGGGCAAGGTGAACTCGCTGTTTGGCGTCGCCGAAGCTCTCATGCCCATGGTCTTTGCACCCATGTATACGACGTTATATGCGGCCACATTGAAGGTCCTTCCGGGTGCGTTCTTCCTGCTGGGTGGCGGACTCACCATGTTCTCCGTGGGCATCTTTCTGTGAGTAGCAAATGCTGTTTCATTTTGAATGAGATTTAGCAACCAACTCTTTCATTTTGCAGCTGGATGTACCGCTTCCAGGTGAAGCAGCGTCGCAAGCAGGCGCGTCCTGATACGGAGCAGGGTTCGTTCCGGGAGACCAATGGCAGCATTAATGCCGTCGAGGCTTTGGCGCTGGCCAGCGAGGCGAAGGGTCAGCTGAATGGCATCATTGCAAATGTGATACACGAGTCCTTGGAGCATGCGGAAccagcaccaccaccaccaccaacaacaacaacaacagcagcgtcgacggcgacggcgacggcgacgacgacggcaacgcGGCAAAATGGCATTGAGAATCGTGGTTTCGTGCAGGACACGCTGGAGGCCAAGGCAAAGGATGCTTAGGACCATGCACCGCCCCCACCCCGCCCCGCCCCGTCTGTTATATAATTATTCTGTACCTACTTATGTTACTGCAAAATACTTCTCTACATCGCTTTGTAGTAGTTTGTCCCCCCGCCCCCGCCCCGGGTCACGTATTATATGTACCTAAGTATCGTACGATCTGTAAATTGTTTAGTCCTAAGTTCCACACAAAGAAAAAGCAGTTGGATTTCGATGGCCAAGTGCTTTTgtctattttttaatttttttattagcttTAAGGCTGTAAAagtattgaataaatttaataacgtCCACAATCGGTGTTTGACCTTTTGGGAGGCAGAGGCGGAGGCTGAGGCGGAGGCATGGCGGCCATGGCAGGATGTGCCGGACGGCGCATTGACCAACCATTTGACTATTGAACACTGTAATCAGTTTTTGTGGCCCCAGCGTAGCGgcaattacacacacaaataaccCAGTCCGACTTGCACAGTCCTGTCCTATCATGTCCTATCCTGTCCAGTCCTCTGCTGTCCTGTCCTATCCTGTGCTACTCGGCTGGCCTATCGCACACTTCCTGCACGCAGGAATGTGGACAACGGCCGCACAATTGGTTTGCTCATGTCGCTGATAATTGTCGTTTGCGTTGCACAAAACGGATGCGTGCCGTTTTCCTTTTTGACCCTGGCGCTTGAGGCTTATCAGCTATCGCCTGAACTTTGACAGCAGTTTCAGAGCTCGAACTAGTCCTCGGCAATAAAGTCGAGCAGAGTTCTAAGTTCGTTGTTATCGATAATCAACTGGATATCgataacatatgtatttgatCAATTAAGTAATACGGCAGCAAGATAACTTCAAATTAATCGAATGAGTATCGATAACAAGCAAACAAGacaaattttcattgttaTCGATACTCTACTGGTAATCGATTACGAGCTTGCTCAAAATAATAGAAGTATAGCTTAGATACACAAATACTAAGCAACTAAGGAACGAAATAACTTTCCATTTTATCTTTACTCAGTATCGATAATCATTGATGTCGATTACCAATGAATATGGTAAATTTTAATGGTAGTCATCACTTTCATCAGTTTCACAATTATTAAGCAGCAACtagataattaaatttgttcttATCGTCAATCGATAGGTTATCGATAACAAGTAAATATGGCAATTTTGATAGACTTGTCTTTCATTAAGCAGCTAGAAATCGATGGAACTTGACTTTTTGTCAAAAATGACAAGCCAAtggttatcgataacaatcaAACATATGTAATTCTATAGAAAATCAGAAATTACAAAGGTTTATCATATACTAGCCTATGAATATAGATAACTTGTCTTTACAGCTCTATGCACAATTAATAGGCTAACGATAATGTAGAAAAGTTGATAGTGACATCATTTTGCAATATCACACTTTTtatattcacttttttttttatcgataaGCTGCATAAGCGTCTAGGATAATAACTTTTGGTCTTAATGCACAATCCAGTTGTCATCGATAACAAATGAATACGAAAATTTGTTTCACCATTTGTTTAGTCGTTTGTCAAACGTTAATCGATGACATATTAACATCACCTCTTCGATAGTATTTTCACAAGTATCGCTCATCACTATCGATAGTACAGCTGCAATCGATGGCATCAACAGAGCATCTAGAGTTCGTTGCGTTGGCATAATTGCAATGCTTGGCGCTCGCTGTTGCCATTTGGCGACCGCATGTGGCACGTACTGCACTTGACAGGTTTTTGGTGGACGAAAGGTTTTGCAGAGGTGGAGGCACGAGGGGCGGTTTGTAGGCGTGGTACTCGCAACGTTTTCGCTGCGACTTCCCTCTCAGGCTGccaaaaaaagcagaaacaaaaaaacaagcgacgataaaaggaaaaagaaaacattgcCGAACGTCGCTCGCTgcctttaattactttttcgATATTGACTGCGCAGTTGGGTACGTACGTACGCCCAcctggccacgcccacacccAAAAGTTTGCTGTGGCGCCCACTCGATCGGATCGGAGCAAATTGCAGCGgcaactataacaacaacaacgatggcgAATGTTAGCAACATCTTCGGCTGAAATTCACCAACACAGCATCCACAGATATGTTGCGAGCGACATGATgccagcaacatgttgctagCGAGCCAGAGCCAACATCGGTTTTGGTGTGTGCTGCTCTGCACTGAAATTTGATAGCTTTTCTCAGATAATTTTTGACCCATAAATAATTGGAGTAAACAATGAGCGACGCGACAAGGCAAATGACTTGGAATTCGGATTCGGAATCGTATACGTATTGAAATTGGATttggttttcggttttcggttttGGACATCGCTTCAACAACATGGCCCATAAATCTAGGGGAAGCCGCATTTAATCTGGCTTAAACACGCATTTTCTTGACAATTTCACAgtaaaattgtgtgtgtgtgtgtgtgtagagagagagagagagagagagaaatgaatTGAGCCTGCAGCGAAATGACAGGCCGACAACGAGTCGTATAATTAATATGCGATATTTCGTCTCGCAACGTAACGCTCCAAATGGCCACTGAGCTACTATAAATTCACAAATGATAACagtaaatcaaattcaaatgcaaacacacaccaCGCACAACGATATTAGCCATGGCTCTCTGTCCCCCCATCCCCTTTGCCTGTCCCTGCTAGTGGCACAAGGAAATTGTGTTAAAGGCCAAATAGTAGGAgtaggaggaggagaaggagaagggggAGGGGCAGGAGAGTAAGTTTATAAATGAAGTGCCCAAGTCAGGCAGAGAACTGGGCATCAAACGAGTTAATGAAGCGTAAGTCACCCAAATAGCCAGCaacgaagaaaaagaaaagccagCGTGACCAAATAGTGGAAAGGGAAGGGGCAGGGGGAAGTGCTAGTGGAGGGTGGAGGGAAGGAGAAGTAGAAGGAGAAGCGAAGCTAGGCGCAGGGTTCAGGTTCAGTTCGGATTCTTTTTTGGGAACGCAACAGCGGCAACCTCAAGCCGCATTCACATGGAATGCAGAACGTGGCGTAAAAAGTCAAGCGATTTGACCGTTAAATTCCGTTACAAGTGCTAAGGATAAATGCAGGAGCAATGTGCGGGGGCAGGACGtaaacgaagaagaagcagaagcagaagcagaagggGATCAAGCTGGCAGAAGCCGGAAGCCTTGCAACTCCCATTTAAGTGGGT
This region includes:
- the LOC133848405 gene encoding probable peptidoglycan muropeptide transporter SLC46 → MSPKDGGGMDLSKHSNKYTLNHASTLAPAQLGSPAEKAEASSAKTATPPTTRTWREKLRLVANNITVEPILAAYIMPSVLSNLATQNLNLEKACRVNMAYGDEICDALTRRQTANYTLEEETVQQMVARMAAWKTVIQSLFPCLLILFWGSWSDRHRRRKPCILIPVVGEFLGVVGLMLCVYFENAPMEAAALTEAIFPSLSGGWFTMLMGVFSYIADITTEEERTLRIGILNVCFSVGVPIGMAFSGVLLKQIGFYGVFSISAAFYVLAFVYGFFFLEEPVARPEKTAPQKSLLADFFDKEHVVQTFRVAFKKGENQRRQRVILLMIVVMVIIGPLHGEMAVTYLFTRFRFNWSEVEFSFFSTYAMFTGLIGVIFCVGILSHKLEIDDALVGVLSSTSKILSSFVYAFATLPWHMYLGGLVEIFNGTAFIAMRSIATKLVSKDELGKVNSLFGVAEALMPMVFAPMYTTLYAATLKVLPGAFFLLGGGLTMFSVGIFLWMYRFQVKQRRKQARPDTEQGSFRETNGSINAVEALALASEAKGQLNGIIANVIHESLEHAEPAPPPPPTTTTTAASTATATATTTATRQNGIENRGFVQDTLEAKAKDA